A window of the Mesotoga prima MesG1.Ag.4.2 genome harbors these coding sequences:
- the ltrA gene encoding group II intron reverse transcriptase/maturase translates to MKYYSLIDKVYLEKNLLEAYGRVKSNRGAPGIDGVSVEIFAEKLPEEIERLSGEIKRGEYKPMSLRGVEIPKADGKTRQLRIPAVRDRVVQQSLKEVLEPIFEEGFHPSSYGYRKGRNAWQAVEKAKAFASKYGLCNVVELDLSECFDTLDHEKIIDSVAERVSDGKILKLIRAILKSGVMEDGVWKETETGSPQGGVISPLLANIYLNEFDQKMKARGIRIVRYADDILIFSKTQEEAREFLAIAINILEIDMKLKVNRNKTRITTLEDGFHFLGFEIKGERVGIEKSRLKRFKEKVRKLTRRNQSRPVKEIVKQLNPLLRGFASYFRIVDFQSILRGLLSWIRRRLRAIILHQWKTTKKLNRVLRRTGWKEKVNMRMNKWRSSHSKAANYAIPNRFFEEMNLVDMTKYHHPLSKFPILDP, encoded by the coding sequence ATGAAGTATTACAGTCTAATCGACAAAGTCTATTTGGAGAAGAACCTTTTAGAAGCCTATGGCAGGGTAAAATCCAACAGAGGAGCCCCTGGGATAGACGGAGTAAGCGTAGAGATATTCGCAGAGAAACTTCCCGAAGAAATCGAGAGACTATCCGGAGAAATCAAGAGAGGCGAATACAAACCCATGTCACTCAGGGGGGTAGAGATCCCGAAAGCCGACGGTAAAACGAGGCAATTGAGAATACCTGCCGTAAGGGACAGGGTTGTACAGCAATCTCTTAAGGAGGTACTCGAACCGATATTCGAGGAAGGATTCCATCCCTCCAGTTACGGTTACAGAAAGGGAAGAAATGCCTGGCAGGCAGTGGAGAAGGCGAAAGCCTTTGCATCCAAATACGGACTGTGTAATGTAGTGGAACTTGACCTCAGTGAATGTTTCGACACTCTGGATCATGAGAAGATAATAGACTCCGTAGCCGAGAGAGTGAGTGATGGAAAGATACTCAAACTCATACGGGCAATACTGAAGAGCGGAGTAATGGAAGATGGAGTCTGGAAGGAAACAGAGACTGGCAGTCCACAGGGAGGAGTAATAAGCCCGCTGCTGGCTAACATCTATCTGAACGAATTCGATCAGAAGATGAAAGCCAGAGGAATAAGGATAGTCAGATACGCAGACGACATACTGATCTTCTCGAAAACCCAGGAAGAAGCCCGAGAGTTTCTGGCAATCGCGATAAACATACTGGAGATTGACATGAAGCTCAAAGTCAACAGGAACAAGACGAGAATCACAACACTTGAAGATGGATTTCACTTTCTTGGCTTTGAAATAAAAGGCGAGAGAGTGGGGATAGAGAAATCCAGATTGAAGAGATTCAAGGAAAAGGTCAGGAAACTTACAAGAAGGAATCAGAGCAGGCCGGTAAAGGAGATAGTGAAACAGCTCAATCCACTGTTGAGGGGATTCGCCAGCTATTTCAGGATAGTGGATTTCCAATCCATTTTGAGGGGACTTCTGAGCTGGATAAGGAGAAGGCTAAGAGCCATCATACTACACCAGTGGAAGACAACTAAGAAACTGAACAGAGTTCTCAGAAGGACCGGATGGAAAGAGAAAGTCAACATGAGAATGAACAAATGGCGATCTTCTCACTCAAAAGCAGCCAATTACGCCATCCCCAACAGGTTCTTTGAAGAGATGAACCTAGTCGATATGACAAAATACCATCATCCCCTGTCGAAATTTCCGATACTTGATCCATGA
- a CDS encoding Fic family protein, with protein MIPDQFSSNSPGKVKKIVGPSFTYWAFVPNPLPPKLVYDNDLLFFLGEANRAMGEFSGFLSGSPGSRLLIRPLFRREAVASSQIEGTTSDIEDLYFFEADQNSVPLADDVREVSNYLKALEYGLERLKSLPISTRLFKELHSVLMSGVRGGYSYPGELRRTQNWIGKPGCTLNEADYVPPPPEELNDCLGELENFINSESRLPPLVRLALVHYQFEAIHPFVDGNGRVGRLLISLLKTYWGLMDQPGLYLSGYFEANRQEYYSRLRSVSFEGDWNGWIFFFLKAILQQSELGKNKLKEIMDLRSNWIGRLKPVSSALPLALIDSLFENPVITIPLAAERLNVTYVSARRAVTALCEKGVLSQTDQSKYGKKYIASELIEIVK; from the coding sequence ATGATACCGGATCAGTTTTCCTCTAATTCACCAGGAAAAGTGAAGAAGATAGTCGGTCCGAGCTTCACATACTGGGCGTTTGTACCTAATCCCTTACCACCAAAGCTCGTATATGACAATGACCTTCTGTTTTTTCTCGGTGAAGCAAATCGAGCGATGGGAGAGTTTTCGGGGTTTCTTTCTGGGAGTCCAGGATCGCGATTATTGATCAGGCCTCTCTTTCGCAGGGAAGCCGTTGCTTCGTCACAGATCGAGGGAACGACTTCGGACATTGAAGATCTCTACTTTTTTGAAGCTGACCAAAATAGTGTTCCCTTGGCAGATGATGTTCGGGAGGTGTCGAATTATCTAAAGGCACTTGAGTATGGTCTTGAACGCCTGAAGTCTTTGCCGATTTCAACACGACTTTTCAAGGAGTTACATTCCGTGCTCATGTCGGGAGTGCGCGGAGGCTATTCATATCCCGGAGAATTAAGGAGAACGCAGAACTGGATTGGAAAACCGGGCTGCACTTTGAATGAAGCTGATTATGTACCCCCACCTCCCGAAGAGCTGAACGATTGTCTTGGCGAACTGGAGAATTTCATCAACTCTGAATCTAGACTACCTCCACTTGTTAGGTTGGCTTTGGTTCATTATCAGTTTGAAGCCATCCATCCATTTGTGGACGGAAATGGGAGGGTTGGGAGGCTATTGATCTCTTTACTCAAAACTTATTGGGGACTGATGGATCAACCGGGATTGTATCTCAGCGGCTATTTCGAAGCTAATCGACAGGAATACTATTCAAGACTGAGAAGCGTAAGCTTTGAGGGCGACTGGAATGGATGGATTTTCTTCTTTCTCAAGGCGATCCTTCAGCAGTCTGAGCTAGGAAAGAATAAGCTGAAGGAGATCATGGATCTTAGAAGCAACTGGATAGGTCGTCTAAAACCTGTTTCTTCAGCCCTTCCACTAGCGCTAATTGATTCTCTATTCGAGAATCCTGTAATTACAATTCCGCTAGCTGCTGAAAGACTAAACGTGACTTACGTTAGCGCCAGAAGGGCGGTCACTGCTTTGTGTGAGAAGGGAGTCCTTTCACAAACAGATCAAAGCAAATACGGAAAGAAATACATTGCTTCAGAGTTGATTGAGATTGTTAAATGA
- a CDS encoding SIR2 family protein, translating to MLLTDHVDIPTELIRAQEEERLVVFAGAGVSMASPSNIPGFVDLAKAVAKSYGQKYYVKQQRVQPPDVFLGSLNSKNGGQGVHEIVKQIMSRETSRPSQLHNLIPLLFKSARDLKIVTTNYDAHFLTVLKNYGERYDGFDIFRAPALPRGDDFRGIVYLHGNVEQDSRWLVVTNRDFGRAYLTEGWARDFLRDLYLSDYTILFIGYSHRDTIVDYLARGLDIRQSNRYALVSASDAERWKEINVIPVSYPLTPEKKKVHYELQKALENWTSLASSDLEIHTDRIKSIAGKKPGIDQKVDSYLTYCLNREDLTEVFCRFAEGFAWVEWLDSKAMLDNLFREEEPLTEIEKSLTRWFVKTAFVSSSQEHLTFLASRRSSLNPYLVSSIVEQMADSDLEIPDTCQAEWLNLILNNWHKGETPCLAMLKALKKVDVTTNPWIITKAIQSFFSLSQTGKPAKLSLFHRQYDLEPLVKTDCLKKFWSEIIEPNLDILHEDILSILTSQLMKAVTDMSVINGSVREYDSICSARKTIEESEPESSPEWLHIYIDFVRDTILHLIKTDNKDRNFYYEWWRRSRAPILWRILLYAVSEDPSCSDDDRVRIVLDNGWLINPVLKAETAKIISNSLRTTSTSVLMKVVETIERELDRLSRVPNLGDGQRSNPAIGEILLAIEKSGVDSPEIKKLVKPLKEKERS from the coding sequence ATGCTCTTAACAGACCATGTAGATATTCCTACAGAATTAATAAGGGCGCAGGAGGAAGAAAGGCTGGTAGTCTTCGCGGGTGCCGGCGTTTCAATGGCCTCTCCTTCAAACATACCCGGTTTTGTCGACCTCGCAAAAGCCGTCGCGAAAAGCTACGGCCAAAAATACTACGTCAAACAGCAGCGAGTCCAACCTCCGGACGTCTTTCTCGGCAGTCTAAACTCCAAGAATGGCGGACAGGGCGTCCACGAAATCGTAAAACAGATTATGAGTAGAGAAACCTCTAGACCGTCGCAGCTTCACAACCTTATTCCTCTTCTATTCAAGAGCGCCCGGGACCTCAAAATCGTAACGACAAATTACGACGCGCACTTTCTAACCGTTTTGAAGAATTACGGAGAGAGATACGACGGCTTCGATATCTTCAGAGCGCCCGCTCTACCGAGGGGCGATGACTTCAGGGGAATAGTATATCTTCACGGAAACGTGGAACAGGATTCTAGATGGCTTGTCGTTACGAACAGGGACTTCGGAAGAGCTTACCTAACCGAAGGTTGGGCGAGGGACTTTCTTAGGGATCTGTACCTATCGGACTACACGATTCTTTTCATAGGGTACAGTCACAGAGATACCATAGTCGATTATCTGGCAAGAGGACTGGACATAAGGCAATCGAATAGATACGCACTTGTCAGCGCGAGCGATGCCGAGAGGTGGAAAGAGATCAATGTGATTCCCGTCTCCTATCCCCTAACACCCGAAAAGAAGAAAGTTCATTACGAACTTCAGAAGGCTCTTGAAAACTGGACTTCCCTGGCCAGTTCAGATCTTGAAATCCATACCGACAGAATTAAAAGCATTGCCGGCAAGAAACCCGGAATAGATCAAAAGGTCGACAGTTACCTAACATACTGTCTCAACCGTGAAGACCTCACAGAGGTCTTTTGTCGTTTCGCTGAGGGCTTCGCATGGGTGGAATGGCTCGATTCGAAAGCGATGCTGGATAATCTCTTCCGCGAGGAAGAGCCGCTCACAGAGATCGAAAAGTCTCTAACCCGCTGGTTCGTAAAAACTGCTTTCGTAAGCAGCAGCCAGGAACACCTGACTTTCTTGGCCTCTAGAAGATCATCCTTGAACCCATATCTGGTCTCTTCGATCGTGGAACAAATGGCAGACAGTGATCTGGAGATTCCAGATACCTGTCAGGCAGAATGGTTGAATCTGATCCTCAACAACTGGCACAAAGGAGAAACTCCATGTCTCGCAATGCTGAAAGCCCTGAAGAAGGTCGATGTCACCACAAACCCATGGATAATCACGAAGGCCATACAGAGCTTCTTCTCTCTTTCTCAGACTGGAAAACCGGCGAAGCTTTCCCTCTTTCACAGGCAATACGATCTTGAGCCTCTCGTCAAAACCGATTGCTTGAAGAAATTTTGGTCCGAGATCATTGAACCAAACCTTGATATACTACATGAAGACATCCTTTCGATTCTTACCTCGCAGCTAATGAAGGCCGTCACAGACATGTCGGTAATCAACGGCTCGGTAAGAGAGTACGACAGCATTTGCAGCGCGAGAAAGACCATCGAAGAGAGCGAGCCGGAATCGAGCCCGGAATGGCTTCATATCTATATAGATTTCGTACGTGATACGATCCTTCACTTGATAAAAACCGACAACAAAGACAGGAACTTCTATTACGAATGGTGGAGACGATCCAGGGCCCCTATCCTGTGGCGTATACTGCTTTATGCTGTATCCGAAGACCCTTCGTGCTCTGACGATGACCGTGTTAGGATCGTCCTGGATAATGGGTGGCTGATAAATCCCGTTCTGAAAGCAGAAACTGCGAAGATCATCTCTAACTCTCTTCGAACAACCTCCACATCTGTTCTTATGAAAGTCGTTGAAACAATCGAAAGAGAACTAGACAGACTGAGCAGAGTACCTAATCTTGGTGACGGTCAGAGATCTAATCCCGCTATTGGAGAAATCCTCTTGGCAATCGAAAAGTCAGGAGTCGACTCCCCCGAAATCAAAAAACTAGTCAAACCGCTTAAAGAAAAAGAACGGTCATAG
- a CDS encoding alkaline phosphatase, whose protein sequence is MKKALLLFSLVVLFALTALAGPKYVFLFIGDGMALPQINAAQLFLSSSFEDAVTPKLNMLRFPVQGMTTTYSSNSFITDSASAGTAIATGRKTNDGVISMDPTLTESYQTVAEFAKSRDMKVGIISSVSIDHATPAVFYAHEKSRNNYYSIGLQAVTSNYDLFGGGTFNRPDNKGKDRNLFEIAVENGFTVVRTQEEFESLESVEGKVIITNEVIPGSGAMAYEIDRENEFSLADITAKAIQLLSNDNGFFIMVESGKIDWACHANDAAASVGDTIAFDKAIAEAIKFYNEHPEDTLIVVTGDHETGGLTLGFAGTKYVANVPTIGNQKMSYEAFDALLSSEKALGKLNTFEDLLVLVEDNFGLVTTGKPQGIPLNDTEIERLREAFGYYVNGSVPKDSRTYILYGGYNPVSVTLTHILNEKAGLGWTSYSHTGVPVATFAMGVGQEMFAGFYDNTDIGKNLFKLLD, encoded by the coding sequence ATGAAGAAAGCACTGCTACTTTTCTCGCTTGTGGTTCTATTTGCGTTAACGGCTCTTGCGGGTCCAAAGTATGTTTTCCTGTTTATTGGCGATGGCATGGCTCTTCCACAGATCAACGCAGCACAACTATTTCTAAGTTCATCATTTGAGGATGCGGTAACTCCTAAGCTAAACATGCTTAGGTTTCCAGTCCAGGGTATGACGACAACCTACTCCTCAAACTCCTTCATAACCGACTCAGCCTCGGCCGGTACTGCGATAGCAACAGGAAGGAAGACGAATGATGGCGTTATTAGCATGGATCCAACACTTACTGAATCCTACCAAACGGTTGCAGAATTTGCCAAAAGCAGGGACATGAAAGTCGGGATCATTTCAAGCGTCTCCATCGACCATGCCACGCCGGCAGTTTTTTACGCTCATGAGAAATCAAGAAACAATTACTACTCAATTGGGCTTCAGGCAGTAACAAGTAATTACGACCTCTTCGGTGGCGGAACTTTCAACAGGCCTGACAACAAAGGTAAAGACAGAAATCTCTTTGAGATAGCTGTAGAAAATGGATTCACGGTTGTAAGAACTCAGGAAGAGTTCGAATCACTTGAATCAGTTGAAGGAAAGGTCATTATCACAAACGAAGTAATTCCTGGCAGCGGAGCGATGGCTTACGAAATCGATAGAGAGAACGAATTCTCTCTGGCAGATATTACTGCAAAAGCAATACAACTTCTCTCAAATGACAATGGCTTCTTCATAATGGTCGAGTCAGGCAAGATAGACTGGGCGTGTCACGCAAACGACGCAGCAGCATCAGTTGGAGATACGATAGCTTTCGATAAGGCAATAGCGGAAGCAATAAAGTTCTACAATGAACATCCGGAAGATACCCTTATTGTTGTTACCGGTGATCACGAAACGGGAGGACTCACACTAGGTTTTGCTGGAACAAAGTACGTTGCCAACGTTCCAACAATCGGAAATCAGAAGATGTCCTACGAGGCCTTCGATGCTCTCCTCTCTTCTGAAAAGGCTCTGGGCAAACTCAACACGTTCGAAGATCTTCTCGTTCTTGTTGAGGACAACTTTGGTCTTGTGACCACTGGCAAACCTCAGGGCATCCCTCTAAACGATACAGAGATTGAAAGACTTCGGGAAGCCTTCGGTTACTACGTGAATGGTAGCGTACCAAAGGATAGCAGAACATACATCCTCTACGGTGGTTACAATCCAGTTAGCGTAACACTCACTCATATTCTGAATGAAAAAGCCGGACTCGGTTGGACATCTTACTCGCATACCGGTGTTCCAGTTGCAACATTCGCCATGGGTGTTGGCCAAGAAATGTTCGCAGGTTTCTACGACAATACCGATATCGGCAAGAATCTCTTCAAACTCCTAGACTAA
- a CDS encoding YibE/F family protein — translation MRKVSISGSKKRYELLFVLILVAVNIVLIIMPNRYDKSSNYSYTVGKIVEVDNTELKQYGLIKQGSQYLTVEIKRGELKGQVFETDNNLIGKMELDKVLSEGDTVYVEYSTIGDGSIYVKVVDFYRLGTEMLLFTVFGVMLILFAGFTGLKTLLSFTTTLLVLWKVMIPLYLQGFNPVLIAFAIVSALTLAIIFLVGGFTRKGFVAFLGSISGVLVTLILSLSFSDPFYINGSVMPFAETLLYSGFAHLDLNQLFLASIFIGSSGAVMDIGMDLSASMQEVVFKNPDITTRELMFSGFRVGRAVVGTMTTTLLFAYSGGYLTLLMAFMAQGVNTSAMLNLNYFSSEVLITVIGSFGLVLTAPLTAIIGAFVFTRKGSELLIPANQEAGQSVDKKARELGPAINDSVD, via the coding sequence ATGAGAAAAGTGAGCATAAGTGGATCCAAAAAACGGTACGAGCTGCTCTTTGTATTGATCCTGGTGGCTGTGAACATTGTGCTCATCATCATGCCAAACAGGTATGATAAGAGTTCAAATTACAGCTACACAGTTGGAAAGATTGTTGAAGTAGACAATACCGAACTCAAGCAGTATGGACTGATAAAACAGGGGAGTCAGTATTTGACCGTTGAGATCAAACGCGGCGAACTGAAAGGTCAGGTTTTTGAAACAGACAACAACCTTATAGGTAAAATGGAACTTGATAAAGTACTCAGTGAAGGCGATACCGTCTATGTCGAATACTCAACCATCGGTGACGGATCAATCTACGTTAAGGTCGTTGATTTCTACCGTCTTGGTACTGAAATGCTTCTTTTCACAGTATTCGGAGTAATGCTTATACTCTTCGCGGGGTTCACCGGACTCAAAACACTACTCTCGTTCACCACGACGCTTCTGGTTCTGTGGAAAGTGATGATTCCGCTCTATTTACAAGGCTTCAATCCTGTACTGATAGCTTTCGCAATTGTTTCAGCACTCACTTTGGCAATCATCTTTCTTGTTGGAGGATTCACCCGTAAGGGATTTGTTGCCTTCCTTGGATCGATATCGGGAGTCTTGGTAACCCTGATTCTTTCTTTAAGCTTTTCAGACCCATTTTACATAAACGGTTCGGTGATGCCGTTTGCGGAAACACTGCTTTATTCAGGTTTTGCACACCTTGATCTGAACCAGCTCTTTCTGGCCAGCATTTTTATCGGGAGTTCAGGGGCAGTAATGGATATCGGTATGGATCTTTCTGCATCTATGCAAGAAGTGGTATTCAAAAACCCCGACATTACCACAAGAGAACTGATGTTTTCCGGATTTCGTGTAGGTAGGGCGGTGGTAGGCACAATGACGACCACTCTTCTTTTTGCCTACTCAGGTGGCTATCTGACACTACTCATGGCCTTCATGGCGCAGGGTGTGAATACATCAGCGATGCTGAATCTCAACTATTTTTCGTCAGAAGTACTCATAACTGTAATCGGGAGTTTTGGGCTGGTTCTTACCGCGCCTCTCACAGCCATAATCGGAGCCTTCGTATTCACCAGAAAAGGGAGCGAGCTTCTTATCCCAGCGAACCAAGAAGCCGGACAAAGTGTGGACAAGAAGGCTCGAGAACTTGGGCCCGCCATTAACGATTCCGTCGATTGA
- a CDS encoding InlB B-repeat-containing protein — translation MSEDLPYTFNTSDWLPTQGVTDTLPIVAWFPPVFYHFNVVANPPEGGEVMESGVFIYGAPMTLGAIPNDNYVFRNWTFEGAEFSDNPLWEGNSTFFLARSTCIGCTEFTIVGNFDLDVPDTITVNLRAEPPEGGEVSGGGKFSKGSSTTISAVPNSGYEFSGWYFDPCGSPFSDSQTLTLSNLQVDWALFASFHKPF, via the coding sequence TTGAGTGAGGATCTTCCATACACATTTAACACATCTGATTGGCTGCCGACACAGGGTGTGACCGATACCCTTCCGATAGTAGCCTGGTTCCCGCCAGTCTTCTATCATTTCAACGTAGTTGCAAATCCTCCCGAAGGCGGGGAAGTCATGGAAAGTGGTGTATTCATATACGGCGCTCCAATGACGCTGGGTGCAATTCCTAATGACAATTACGTATTCAGGAACTGGACTTTCGAGGGAGCTGAGTTCAGCGATAATCCATTGTGGGAAGGGAATTCCACCTTCTTCCTTGCTAGATCGACTTGTATCGGCTGCACTGAATTCACCATAGTCGGCAATTTCGACCTGGATGTGCCCGACACAATTACTGTGAACTTGAGAGCCGAGCCACCTGAGGGTGGTGAAGTAAGCGGCGGAGGCAAATTTTCAAAAGGATCGAGCACTACTATCAGCGCCGTGCCAAATTCCGGATATGAGTTTAGTGGCTGGTACTTTGATCCATGTGGGAGCCCTTTCAGTGATTCTCAGACTTTGACTCTAAGCAATTTGCAGGTTGATTGGGCTCTTTTTGCGTCTTTCCACAAGCCTTTTTAG
- a CDS encoding VOC family protein, which yields MEIQVATISVSSLERARVFYEEILGFEPDIFYEQTNWQSYKLDGTAGFGIIETPGLKRNRNSDILNFRITGVEELWNRIKDTVEIDTPLETTPYGILKFVIRDPDGFRIGFVEKIEA from the coding sequence ATGGAAATTCAAGTTGCTACTATATCTGTTAGCTCTCTTGAGAGAGCAAGAGTCTTCTACGAAGAGATCCTCGGGTTCGAACCGGATATTTTTTACGAACAGACCAACTGGCAGTCCTATAAACTCGATGGAACGGCCGGCTTTGGGATAATCGAAACTCCGGGATTGAAAAGAAACAGGAATTCAGACATCTTGAACTTCCGAATCACCGGTGTCGAGGAGCTGTGGAATAGAATCAAAGACACTGTTGAGATCGATACTCCTCTCGAAACGACTCCCTATGGAATCCTTAAATTCGTCATCAGAGATCCGGACGGTTTCAGAATCGGTTTTGTTGAAAAGATAGAAGCCTGA
- a CDS encoding FtsX-like permease family protein, with protein MKRYTELSRKYLSRRLRRTLYTLLGVALAVAFITAIMITFESIEASELQSMENSVGRYHGKVVETSESELMDLKIHVLIEELGIQKIAGTIEFPEERASLFIEEANELTLNLRGKSVKEGRLPERPGEIALDSFSAQLLGITPETGQMVSLDIGGKKRTYEVVGIVSKARQESAMSKAFVEISPEEFSEISEESRVVKNAYFTVEAPNNGIRVAALKVASDLEIRDKTTYNGSLIYFLENLSPVNWPAVVLGLLVAVASMVSIYNTVQISVLERIREFGLLRAAGATPAQIRKVVFRESILVSLVGIPLGLATGVLLSFAIALYAGSQLTGLGGFATMISPLSLLLGAILGFLSVVVSSLIPALRAGKVSPVEAMRQYGVEPSDFEVRGIVKGQSSFGEKIPLKLAKRNMRRNLRTTIISVISMTMAATLFIAFSYFAANFDTERIARGVVKSDFSIRVASMYDDGPDEETIEEILSFEDVQTVAAAKFITGRLLTEWEDRDLDNKSFATFSTPEAGMRATIVDNSGMFMALLAYNDLGIELMKTKVISGSIDLTRATSEPVIIIDIENSNKHGIEAGDRVLLKTYYLNESMVQVPVASEFVVAAVVQELPSVVGYTVEGGILVAACSEKIIEVFRPENGNVHLTMMDYMDHYSYVDIYLRRGSDAEALESTIEEIADRYRNSTFISYSEYKKEAEDAISTLSTLVYGLIAIVGFIGICGITNTMNTTIILRRREFGILRAVGMTGKQLKAMLTYEGLIFGFISAISSVVLGLILSYTVYSLLRSEMSHLNWSIPWMGIVLAVAGAIGAGILTTLASSRKVTSLSITESIRTIE; from the coding sequence ATGAAACGTTATACAGAACTAAGCAGAAAGTACCTTTCGAGACGACTTAGGAGAACGTTGTACACACTCCTGGGAGTGGCCCTTGCCGTAGCCTTCATAACCGCAATCATGATCACTTTCGAAAGCATCGAAGCTTCGGAGCTCCAGAGCATGGAGAACTCTGTGGGGAGATACCATGGCAAAGTAGTGGAGACAAGTGAATCTGAGCTCATGGACCTGAAGATACATGTTTTGATTGAAGAGCTGGGTATTCAGAAAATAGCCGGAACAATTGAATTCCCCGAAGAAAGGGCTTCTCTGTTTATTGAAGAGGCCAATGAGCTGACGCTCAACCTGAGAGGAAAGAGTGTAAAAGAAGGCCGTCTCCCGGAAAGGCCTGGAGAGATAGCGTTAGACTCATTTTCGGCACAGCTTCTGGGAATCACTCCGGAAACCGGCCAAATGGTCTCACTTGATATTGGAGGCAAGAAACGTACCTATGAAGTAGTAGGGATAGTATCAAAGGCTAGACAGGAGAGTGCAATGTCAAAGGCCTTTGTGGAAATCTCACCTGAGGAGTTTTCAGAGATTTCTGAAGAGTCGAGAGTGGTGAAGAACGCCTATTTCACCGTTGAAGCACCAAACAACGGAATAAGAGTTGCCGCACTGAAGGTTGCCTCGGATCTCGAAATAAGAGATAAGACAACTTACAACGGTTCGTTGATCTACTTTCTTGAGAACCTATCTCCCGTCAACTGGCCGGCCGTCGTTCTGGGACTGCTCGTCGCAGTGGCTTCAATGGTCTCTATCTATAACACCGTACAAATATCCGTTCTCGAAAGAATACGTGAATTCGGGCTTCTCAGGGCGGCCGGTGCCACTCCCGCACAGATAAGGAAGGTCGTCTTCCGAGAATCGATCCTCGTAAGTCTTGTTGGTATTCCCTTAGGACTGGCGACAGGCGTTTTGCTTTCCTTCGCCATAGCGCTCTATGCGGGATCTCAGCTTACGGGGCTAGGCGGCTTCGCAACCATGATTTCACCCCTATCACTCTTACTTGGAGCCATTCTCGGATTCCTGTCGGTAGTCGTATCTTCTCTTATTCCCGCACTAAGGGCGGGGAAAGTCTCACCCGTAGAGGCGATGAGACAGTACGGTGTCGAACCCTCTGACTTCGAAGTCAGAGGGATCGTTAAAGGACAAAGTTCGTTTGGAGAGAAGATCCCGTTGAAACTTGCGAAAAGAAACATGAGGAGAAATCTTCGCACGACGATTATTTCTGTCATTTCAATGACGATGGCGGCAACTCTTTTCATAGCCTTCTCGTACTTTGCCGCAAACTTCGATACTGAGAGAATTGCGCGGGGCGTTGTGAAGTCGGATTTCTCAATAAGAGTGGCAAGCATGTACGATGACGGACCCGATGAGGAAACGATCGAAGAGATACTCTCATTTGAAGATGTACAGACAGTAGCGGCTGCGAAGTTCATTACGGGAAGACTGCTCACCGAATGGGAAGACCGCGACCTTGATAACAAGTCATTCGCAACCTTCTCCACCCCTGAGGCTGGAATGCGCGCGACAATAGTTGATAATAGCGGAATGTTCATGGCTCTCCTCGCTTACAACGATCTCGGTATCGAGCTGATGAAGACGAAAGTCATTTCGGGATCGATAGATTTGACGAGAGCAACTTCCGAACCGGTAATCATTATCGACATAGAAAACAGCAACAAGCACGGAATCGAGGCAGGAGACAGAGTTTTGCTCAAGACGTACTATCTGAACGAGTCTATGGTACAAGTTCCCGTCGCCTCGGAGTTCGTCGTTGCCGCTGTGGTGCAGGAGCTGCCATCAGTCGTCGGCTACACGGTCGAGGGCGGAATACTTGTTGCGGCATGCAGCGAGAAGATAATTGAGGTTTTCAGGCCTGAGAACGGCAATGTCCATCTCACCATGATGGACTACATGGACCACTACTCGTATGTAGATATATACCTTCGAAGGGGAAGCGACGCTGAAGCTCTCGAATCAACAATCGAAGAGATCGCCGACAGATACAGGAACTCTACCTTCATCTCATACAGTGAATACAAGAAAGAGGCTGAAGACGCGATCAGCACACTTTCAACCCTAGTGTACGGGCTTATTGCAATAGTTGGCTTCATAGGCATCTGCGGTATAACAAACACCATGAACACTACTATCATCCTGCGTCGCAGAGAGTTTGGAATACTCAGAGCGGTGGGCATGACCGGAAAACAACTCAAGGCCATGCTTACTTACGAAGGCCTGATCTTCGGATTCATAAGTGCCATATCGTCTGTCGTTCTAGGCCTGATTCTCTCTTACACGGTCTATTCGCTCTTGAGATCCGAGATGAGTCATCTCAACTGGTCGATACCATGGATGGGAATTGTTCTAGCGGTTGCCGGCGCGATAGGGGCAGGAATACTGACCACGCTCGCTTCGTCGAGAAAGGTGACGTCTCTAAGTATAACCGAATCGATCAGAACTATAGAGTGA